The Thunnus albacares chromosome 21, fThuAlb1.1, whole genome shotgun sequence genome window below encodes:
- the emilin2b gene encoding EMILIN-2, whose protein sequence is MESCGLPFLIFLITFPLIGGSPFQYSMFQGNAYSGTETRQRNKNWCAYVVHKNVSCAVVGGTESFVQPEALPCPPELPNCAQQVIYRTHFRPMYKIAYKTVTELEWRCCPGYQGHDCMEVKDIKLLQVERLPQTPSPASGHIPVPQGPEERTDSRRNHPWGREGQFGGQTGHRPHGGHGRSQSAQHLEEEVQRLSQMVLDMQARMTDMSSNLRLDFQEDASKMLVTLLNNVRQPASARGAETQTIDLQDFSLERERTQMDEVMNKISQVTDALESKGNTLNDLLGRVNRHDGQIHLLMEAAQTPMATSPPAPPASDADLRAYLDEKISALRDEMMEGMDIKLADLKNSCDYKILSVREQCEGQEANYLSLAELMDSKETDLRNEIQDLKSKLVDPGKGNKALPDNTRVSDLVLARVENLESRMNLSEGTAAAQCLSVEEKLKRERAEAIKDLRETLEDKLALLENRFTTLLVDTSTNSPSDSQQALQREVTSLKGSFQTLENRFKVLDQLCSKECKANLTVIENLQQDFQSCKTAVDAMETGLKAQLNGLGAMEGRLLNYSTSIENVHSKLNSLRGRVGRLEDSLSDVVHQSLNYTQAQVNTGAEQEAKDLLEHHRTQHQELRRQLDELGREVKAEADHCREKTEDVEKEIAHIDSRVVSVESLCGKLDPISGSLQRIKEGLNKHVTGLWTCVSQLNSTVRAHARDIGGLKGTCQKLQNHISDVTGDLQLLTNSSPGKTGVQGGVEDTGHPQGSSKGLAVPAGPGEASLSPPPVMETGEAGPPGKMTSSKLPKGMDGSMMPVKGFAGAPASPVKPTEPLKTRKPLMPDVNMPQRLSPQKPNTASGDKVSFSAGLTLPPFHGEVGIIRFNKVLVNDGGHYDPTTGIFTVPTDGRYLVTAVLTAQRGEKVEAVLSVSNRSIQRLDSTGFLSGAAAAPMSHEQCNCSSSTSLSLVLSLRRGDRVGLVMTAGQLAISASSEILSSFSAVLLYSSPSKR, encoded by the exons aTGGAGAGCTGCGGATTGccatttcttatttttctaaTAACTTTTCCTCTCATCGGTGGATCACCCTTCCAGTATAGCATGTTTCAGGGCAACGCGTATTCTGGCACCGAAACACGACAAAGAAATAA GAACTGGTGCGCCTACGTTGTGCACAAAAACGTGAGCTGTGCCGTCGTGGGAGGCACAGAGAGTTTCGTGCAACCGGAGGCTTTACCGTGTCCACCGGAGCTGCCAAACTGTGCGCAACAAGTGAT ATACCGCACACACTTCAGGCCAATGTACAAGATTGCCTACAAGACTGTGACAGAGCTTGAGTGGAGGTGCTGCCCGGGGTACCAGGGCCACGACTGCATGGAGGTGAAAGACATTAAACTGCTCCAAGTGGAGCGTTTGCCCCAAACACCTTCTCCCGCTTCTGGACATATTCCAGTCCCACAAG GTCCAGAGGAGCGGACAGACAGCCGAAGAAACCATCCATGGGGGAGAGAAGGGCAGTTTGGAGGTCAGACAGGTCACAGGCCACATGGGGGTCATGGACGATCTCAAAGTGCACAAcacctggaggaggaggtgcagcGACTCTCCCAGATGGTCCTTGACATGCAGGCAAGAATGACAGACATGTCTTCAAATCTGAGACTGGATTTCCAGGAGGATGCCAGTAAAATGCTGGTTACACTTCTGAATAACGTCAGACAGCCGGCCAGCGCTCGGGGCGCAGAGACCCAAACCATTGACCTTCAGGACTTCTCTCTGGAGCGCGAGAGAACGCAGATGGATGAGGTCATGAACAAGATCAGCCAGGTCACAGACGCTCTGGAGTCCAAGGGTAACACCCTGAATGACCTGCTGGGTCGTGTCAACAGACATGATGGACAAATTCATCTGTTAATGGAGGCTGCTCAGACCCCGATGGCCACGTCGCCTCCTGCTCCCCCGGCCAGTGATGCTGACCTACGTGCCTACTTGGATGAGAAGATCAGTGCTTTGAGGGACGAGATGATGGAGGGCATGGACATCAAACTGGCAGATCTGAAGAACTCCTGTGATTATAAAATCCTGTCTGTTCGGGAGCAGTGTGAGGGACAAGAAGCCAACTACCTCAGCCTGGCCGAGCTCATGGACTCCAAAGAAACTGACCTCCGCAACGAGATCCAGGACCTCAAGAGCAAGCTGGTTGATCCAGGAAAGGGAAACAAAGCTCTACCTGACAACACCCGAGTGTCTGACCTTGTTCTGGCTCGTGTGGAGAACTTAGAGAGCCGTATGAACTTATCTGAGGGGACAGCGGCGGCGCAGTGCCTCTCAGTGGAGGAAAAGCTGAAGAGAGAACGGGCAGAGGCCATCAAAGACCTGAGGGAGACTCTGGAGGACAAGCTGGCCTTATTAGAAAACAGATTCACCACCTTGTTGGTAGATACAAGCACCAACTCCCCATCTGACAGCCAGCAAGCTCTGCAGAGGGAAGTAACCTCTCTTAAGGGCTCTTTTCAAACTCTGGAGAATAGATTCAAAGTCTTGGATCAGCTGTGCTCAAAGGAGTGTAAGGCTAATTTGACTGTCATAGAAAACCTTCAACAAGACTTCCAGAGCTGCAAAACTGCTGTCGATGCTATGGAGACTGGTCTAAAAGCCCAGTTAAATGGCCTTGGAGCCATGGAGGGTCGACTCCTCAATTATAGCACCAGCATTGAGAACGTACATAGCAAGCTGAACTCCTTGAGAGGGCGTGTTGGCAGGTTGGAAGACTCGCTATCAGATGTAGTCCACCAGAGCCTCAACTACACCCAGGCTCAAGTCAACACAGGAGCCGAGCAGGAGGCCAAGGACCTTTTGGAGCATCACAGGACTCAGCATCAAGAGCTGAGACGGCAGCTGGACGAGCTGGGCCGGGAGGTGAAAGCAGAGGCCGACCACTGCAGGGAGAAAACGGAGGATGTCGAGAAGGAGATCGCCCACATCGACAGCCGGGTTGTTAGCGTCGAAAGTTTGTGCGGCAAGCTGGATCCCATCTCGGGTAGCCTCCAGAGGATCAAAGAAGGTCTGAATAAACATGTGACTGGATTGTGGACCTGTGTTAGCCAGCTGAACAGCACAGTGAGAGCTCATGCACGAGATATTGGCGGACTGAAGGGAACTTGTCAGAAGCTCCAGAACCATATCTCTGATGTCACCGGAGACCTCCAGCTGCTAACGAACAGCTCTCCTGGGAAGACAG GTGTTCAGGGTGGTGTGGAGGACACGGGACATCCTCAGGGTTCAAGTAAGGGCCTCGCAGTGCCGGCTGGCCCCGGGGAAGCCTCCCTCTCACCGCCGCCTGTGATGGAGACCGGAGAGGCGGGTCCCCCAGGCAAGATGACCTCGTCCAAGTTGCCTAAAGGGATGGACGGCAGCATGATGCCCGTTAAAGGTTTTGCTGGAGCTCCAG CTTCCCCAGTAAAACCCACTGAACCTCTGAAAACCAGAAAGCCTCTCATGCCAG ATGTGAACATGCCCCAGAGACTATCACCACAGAAACCCAACACGGCTTCAG GGGACAAAGTGTCGTTCTCAGCTGGTCTGACTCTTCCACCGTTTCATGGAGAGGTTGGAATAATTCGATTCAACAAGGTGCTGGTCAATGATGGAGGACACTATGATCCTACCACAG GTATCTTCACAGTTCCCACGGACGGCCGCTACCTGGTGACCGCAGTGCTCACAGCGCAGCGAGGTGAGAAGGTCGAGGCGGTCCTCTCGGTGTCAAACCGCAGCATCCAGAGGTTGGACTCAACGGGTTTCCTGTCTGGAGCTGCGGCAGCACCGATGTCACATGAACAATGTAACTGCAGCAGTTCGACCTCGCTGAGTCTGGTTCTCTCACTGAGGCGAGGAGACCGAGTAGGACTGGTCATGACCGCCGGACAGCTCGCCATCTCCGCCTCCTCTGAGATCCTGTCGTCTTTCAGCGCCGTCCTTCTTTACTCCAGCCCGTCAAAACGGTAG